The Acidobacteriota bacterium genome has a segment encoding these proteins:
- the lpxB gene encoding lipid-A-disaccharide synthase gives MKSVSQEPAAPILVVAGEASGDMYAAELVQALGTRLGASGPAYFGCGGPALRQAGMEILVDNRQLSVLGPFEAVSHLGRFFAALRQLETAARQKKPRWAILVDFPDFNLPLAKRLKRQGIGVFYFISPQVWAWRKRRVHALRRWVDRMIVILPFEADFYRRYGMQVEYVGHPLVDRVKTSCSRAQFLRSFGLVEDRLTISLLPGSRSGEIRFNLPAMARTARRLQWEHSAQFLVPLAAPSHARLVRGLIRDEAPGLSASLVENDTYNSVGHSDLAVVSSGTATLEAALLGTPLIAVFRISIPSWIVGQYLIDVPYYSLVNLIAGRGIIPELYQQDFTDDRLYAEIRKFLTESGCSARARMALSGVREKLGRGGAVPRAAESIASWMEAGPKGG, from the coding sequence ATGAAATCCGTTTCACAGGAGCCGGCAGCACCCATTCTGGTGGTGGCGGGCGAGGCTTCCGGAGACATGTATGCCGCCGAGCTGGTCCAGGCTCTAGGAACCAGGCTGGGCGCCTCCGGACCTGCCTACTTCGGGTGCGGCGGCCCGGCTCTGCGGCAGGCAGGGATGGAGATCCTGGTAGACAACCGGCAACTGAGTGTGCTGGGGCCTTTCGAGGCCGTTTCCCATCTGGGCCGGTTTTTTGCCGCCCTGCGACAACTGGAGACTGCCGCCAGGCAAAAGAAGCCCCGCTGGGCTATTTTGGTCGACTTCCCGGACTTCAACCTCCCCTTGGCCAAACGGCTCAAGCGACAGGGTATAGGCGTATTCTACTTCATCAGTCCCCAGGTCTGGGCCTGGCGGAAGCGCCGGGTGCATGCCCTTCGACGATGGGTGGACCGAATGATCGTCATTCTGCCCTTCGAGGCCGACTTTTACCGGCGATACGGGATGCAGGTGGAATACGTTGGTCACCCGCTGGTGGACCGGGTGAAGACTTCCTGCTCGCGGGCTCAGTTCCTGCGCTCATTCGGTCTGGTCGAGGACCGCCTGACCATCAGCCTGCTTCCAGGCAGCCGATCCGGGGAAATCCGGTTCAATCTGCCGGCCATGGCCCGCACGGCGCGGCGGCTCCAGTGGGAGCATTCGGCGCAGTTTCTGGTACCGTTGGCCGCTCCCTCGCATGCCCGGCTGGTCCGCGGTCTGATCCGGGACGAGGCCCCCGGGCTCTCGGCATCGCTGGTCGAGAACGACACCTACAACAGCGTGGGCCATTCCGACCTGGCGGTGGTTTCCAGCGGTACGGCCACCCTGGAGGCCGCCCTGTTGGGAACTCCGCTGATAGCGGTTTTCCGGATCTCGATTCCGAGTTGGATTGTGGGCCAGTATCTGATCGATGTGCCCTACTACAGCCTGGTCAACCTGATTGCCGGTCGCGGGATCATCCCCGAGCTCTACCAGCAGGACTTTACCGACGACCGGCTCTATGCCGAGATCCGGAAGTTTCTCACCGAATCCGGTTGTTCCGCGCGTGCTAGAATGGCGCTGTCCGGAGTCAGGGAAAAGCTGGGTCGGGGAGGTGCCGTCCCGAGGGCTGCCGAGAGCATTGCTTCCTGGATGGAAGCGGGACCGAAAGGGGGATGA